Part of the Bacillus sp. BGMRC 2118 genome, GGTGTTGATATCATTGCTATGGTATTGTCCAGATTGAAGGACAAGCCTGTGGGGCCATATATTTTTATATTAAACGGAATTATCATTACAGCTGCAGGGATGTTATATGGATGGGAGAAAGCACTGTATACATTAGTTGCTCTTTATGCATCGACACGTGTTATTGATGCAATCCATACTAGACATGAAAAACTAACGGCTATGATTATTACAAAAAAGGGAGAAGAGTTGAAAAATGCGATCCACTCAAGACTTGTTCGTGGAATTACAATTGTTCCTGCAAAAGGAGCATTTACGAATGAAACAAAAGATATGTTTATGATTGTCATTACAAGATATGAATTGTATGAACTTGAAAAAATCATAAAAGAAGTGGACACTAATGCATTTACAAATATTGTTCAATCAACAGGGGTGTTTGGATTCTTCCGAAGAGACACGTAACCTTTCAATACACGAACACGACAAATGAAGTAGAAACAGATATAGGAGGAATAGGATGAAACAGTTTATTTTGTCTTTAAGTATAATATTTATAATGGCTGGGTGTGGAACATCAGAAAACAATAATGCGAATGGAAATTCAGAGCAAGACTCCAAGGAGGCTACCACCTCATCTATTGATGTAGCAGATTTTAAAACGACACTTGATGTAGACCAAACAAAAGAGAAGGTAATCTTCAATATTGCATTTTCTAACGAGGGAGAAGAGGATGCGAACGTTTTATTTTCATCAGGTCAGAAGTTTGAACTTGTTGTAACGAATGCAAAAAATGAAGAAGTATATCGCTATTCAACCGGTAAAATGTTTACAATGGCTCTAGAAACAGTAAAGCTTTCTCCTGGGGAAAAGCTTGAACTTAGTGATGAATGGGATTATATGATGAACGGTGAGAAAGTACCACCTGGAGAATATAAGGCAACAGTAACGATGATTCCAAAAGAGATAAATGATATGGTAGTAGATGCAAACACCTTTCAAGCTGAAACAGTTTTTACTATTGAAGAGTTAAGAGGAGAAAGTAGCTCGGACTCGGAGCAACAAGAGAATTCAGCATTTCGAAATATGAAAGTGTCTGGAAAAGATGGACAATACAAAATAACAGGTGAAGCGCGCGTTTTTGAAGCAACGTTCTTTTATACAGTGGAAGATGGACATGAGGTGTTAATTCCAGAGACTGTTGTGCAGGCAAAAGAAGGAGCACCAAGTTGGTCTCAATTTGAATTGAACCTTTCTATTCCTAAAGATAAGCTTCCGAAGAATGGTACCATTACGGCTCAAATCTATGAAAGAAGTGCAAATGATGACAGTATCGTAAACCGGGTAAATCTTGCACTACAACAATTTAAATAAAGGCAAGGCTGTTTTTGTATGATTGTTGTTTTGCGTAAAAATCCCAAAAGCCTTATTTTTACCATAGTATCTAGATAATTCTAGAGTCAAGCTTTTCTTATCTAACCTCAATTTGCTTCTAAAACTGGTTGTCCATTCAGAATAATTGTACGAATAGCAACAAAGTTTTAGAAAAGAGCCAATGGCAAAGTAAAAAGGCTAGTACTTGAAACAGTGCTAGCCTTTTCCTAATAGATAATAACGGTTTGATCAAACACCTCACACGCTATGGACTTCCCGTTATAGTATTGAACATTTTGCGTCAGCTTATCAATAATTGCAACATGAAATAAATCTTTTCCATCTGAACGTGTCCAACAATCCGTTACTATATATCGTTCATCAATATAATGTACGTAGACATTTAGTAGATCTTTCAAGTGTTGAAAGTACGTATGTTCAATTTTAAAAATCTCCTTCTTAATAGGAGCAAAAAAGTAATCTTCTTCTGTTGATACAAAGTACACATGATCATTGAAAATCCGTATTGTATTGTAAGAAAATCCGTTAGGTAATCGGTACATCTCTTTTTCAAACGTTACTTTATCCACTTGAACTAATTCAACAATTTGAGTAGGATAATCTTTTCTGATATAAAAGAATGACTCCATATTTTCAGCGATCACTCTAGTAAAGCCGTCAATATCTTTCTTATCTACAATAGATATAGAAAACGGCACATTTGCTTTACACTCTTTCACGAACTGCTTTAAGGAAATGACACCAATGTATTCAAAGTGGGACGATACATCTATAATATCTTCTTGATTACGATAACTTTCTTCACTCTCCCACGTATCAACGAGATAGGGGTTTAACAACAGATGAGCTTCTCCATTACGATGAAATATAGTCGGTGTAGAAAGAGAGCTATTCAAAAAACGGTCGTTTACTGAATACACTCGTTGTTTCTTTGCATCAAACAAATATAGAGATGTTTCATTCTCATCTTCATCTGCATCTTTGTTGAAGACACTATACATCACTTCAGTATCCGTCATAAACTCACCTTCAAATTCTATCTCATGTGGAAAATGAATGGTCCCTACCTCATGCAACTCCTTACTAATTAAATGAAAGCGAAAGAACGTATAGAAGGCTGCATTACCAGAAGAAGTGTATGTAGCGTAATTGATAAATGGATATTCATAAGGAAAATCAATGGCATTGTTCATCTTGTGAATTTCCTTTGTGCGGTTGCCTTTTTTCTCATATATTGTCATATCAGCTAATGGATAAGTAGTTGTAGACTTTGATACATAGAATAGAGATGCATCTATGAGATCTATAGGATACTGTATTGAATTTATTTTTTTGCTGTCCTTTAATGATATAACATTCATGTATGCTATTACTCCTAATCGTGGATTGATTAGTTCAATATTAACAGAGAATAAAGAAGTTGGAAATGAAAATACCTGCGGAGGATGATCCGCAGGTCTATCAATGAAAAAAGGGTATAGCTATTACTTCTCTACTGCAGCTGATCAAGTTGATCTTGCATTTGACGAAGTTGTACTTTTTCTGCATCTGTTGAGTTTGCATAAGCAGATGTTAGCGCATTTTTTGCAACATCTATCGATTTTTGCTGATCAACTGAACTATTGCCAGAAGATGCTTGCATTGCGATGGCTACAGTTTCACGAGCTTTTTGAAATAGTTGGTTGCCCATGGTTATACGCCTCCAAGAGAACTTTCTTCGACATTTTTCAACTTATTTTCTTCTGCTTCAGCTAAAGTAGAGCGGTACGGGAATCGTTCATCATGCTTTGTAATAAAATCGTTACTTTGTTGAACAAAGCGCTTTGATTTATTGCTGCGGCCCATGATACATTCCCCCTTTAATATGATGACGCTACCCTTGCTGCGTCAGTTATTATTGTGTGAGAAAAGGATTGTTCGTATGCTGGTAACAATTTATCAATTTGTTATATTTACACCTTTAATTGTAAAACTTCCTCAAGATAATGGGCAATTCCGTCTTCTTCATTCGTCTTCGTAACAAAGTTGGAAATAGTTTTTAGTTCTGAAATGGCATTTCCCATCGCAACACCGTGACCCGCATATTCAATCATTTCGAAATCGTTATCTTCATCTCCAAAAGCAATAATACGGTCCTGTGGTACTTGAAAATGCTCTGAGATTCGTTTCAATCCGATTGCCTTATTCATGCCGCTTTTGACAATTTCAATAACGTTAAAGGGTGCACCCCATTTTCTATGATCGATAACCTCAGCATGGATTTCTGATAAATGGGTACGAATATCCGTAAGCATTGATTCCTCTGCATGAATTAAGATAGAGGTTGGATCATGTTGAAGGATTTCTTTTAAGTTTCCAGTTTGAACTTTTGGGTTTCCCATTCCAACCCAGTTCATAATATTTTCATCGTGGTAATGAAGATAAACATCATCCATAACCTCTGCTAATATATTTTTAACTGAAAAGCTTTCAGTGGAATGAATAATCTCTTTTGCTGTCTGAATATCAAAAGGTGAATGATGGATTCCCCATGAAGGAGAGGAAGGATGATGAACAAGAGCTCCATTAAAGTTGACCATTGGTGATGTCAGTCCAAGTTCCTGATAATATCCTTTACTGGCGCGGTAAGGTCTACCAGTAGCAATTACTACATGATGTCCTGCTTCCATTGCGGTTTGAAGTGTACGCTTTGTACGGGAAGAAATTACTTTTGAATCAGTTAATAAAGTACCGTCTAGATCTATTGCGATAATATGTGGTTTCATCTAGTTTCTCCTTTATATCTCATTTGTAGTAAGTGTAACTTTTTTTGAAGAGACTGTCTAAGAAAATGCTATATAAAGAAAATGTTATGTAAATTTTATTTAAATTCATATGTAGATTTTGGCTCTGCTATCGCATTAATTTCATCAATTTGTTTTTGGAGCTGACTCATTATTTCAAATGTAAGACTTCCATCAGATTGAGTAGGAATATTTGTTATTAAAATAGGATAACCCTTACGGTGAAAAATTTTCATATTTTCTACCATTCGTAATGCTCCTTTCATTTTGGTATAGGATAAAAATATCACTAGCGTATGAAGTAATTCAATATATTTTGTAAAAATTGTGTAAATTTTCTGTTAATAGTGAAATGCATATTACTTAAATAGATTTACATACTAGGTTATACTTATAAGTACATAATCGATTAGGAGGGAAAGCAAGTGGATAAAGCGATGGAAGAAAGCATTTATGGTGCGTTAGAGACAGTGAATGATCCTGAATTAGGAATTGATATAGTAAACCTTGGTTTAGTGTATGAAGTTGATTTAGACGAAAAGGGTATTGCGAAAATAACAATGACTTTGACATCAATCGGATGTCCTTTGGCAGGTACAATAACAGATGATATAAGAGGAGCATTACTGGATTTACCAGAGGTCAATGATGTAGATGTGAACATCGTATGGTCACCAGCATGGTCGAAGGATCGTATGTCCAGATATGCTAAAATTGCACTGAATGTTACAGATTAATCATCAACGCTTACCAATTTCTGATTACGGAAAGGAAATTAAAATTTTGGGTAAAATACTTATGCAACCTATTTCAACAACGAGGAGGGTGCAAGATGGGTCAATCAAGACAGTTTACTGCAGGCCAAAAGGCGCCAAATAACGGGATATATATAGAAATTGGTGAAACAGGAAGCAATGTAATGAACCCTAAAAAGGTAAGATTGAAGGCGGGAGATACATTCCCTGAAAACTCCAATCACAATCGAAAATGGAGTTATGCGCCTAAGTTTGGACATTAAAAGGAAAAAGTCATCTCATGATTAATGAGGTGACTTTTTCTGTGGTTAAAGCAATCTGTCCCAATAAAAAAGCTGACTCATGTGAGTCAGCTTTTTTATTAATGCTTTTCAGCTTGCTCCTTTGGTACAAGAGCGTCTCCAAGAATGAAGATAAGGATAGAGAAAACAACAGCAACAATAGTTCCTGTTTGAAAACTATATGTAGCGCTTTGCATTGAACTAACTACGTAAAGTGTCATTTGAATTAATAAGAAAGTCCAGAAAAATGTCCAAAAAT contains:
- a CDS encoding YjzC family protein gives rise to the protein MGQSRQFTAGQKAPNNGIYIEIGETGSNVMNPKKVRLKAGDTFPENSNHNRKWSYAPKFGH
- a CDS encoding HAD family phosphatase — translated: MKPHIIAIDLDGTLLTDSKVISSRTKRTLQTAMEAGHHVVIATGRPYRASKGYYQELGLTSPMVNFNGALVHHPSSPSWGIHHSPFDIQTAKEIIHSTESFSVKNILAEVMDDVYLHYHDENIMNWVGMGNPKVQTGNLKEILQHDPTSILIHAEESMLTDIRTHLSEIHAEVIDHRKWGAPFNVIEIVKSGMNKAIGLKRISEHFQVPQDRIIAFGDEDNDFEMIEYAGHGVAMGNAISELKTISNFVTKTNEEDGIAHYLEEVLQLKV
- a CDS encoding DUF3813 domain-containing protein, coding for MGNQLFQKARETVAIAMQASSGNSSVDQQKSIDVAKNALTSAYANSTDAEKVQLRQMQDQLDQLQ
- a CDS encoding YitT family protein; its protein translation is MVLSESKKVFVVIVGALLNAIGLNLFLIPANVYASGFTGIAQLLSSLLHDYTPFSISLGILLFLLNIPVTILGWLKVGKSFTFYSFLSVALTTLFLELIPIYTVSPDILLNAVFGGVISAIGIGFTLKYGASTGGVDIIAMVLSRLKDKPVGPYIFILNGIIITAAGMLYGWEKALYTLVALYASTRVIDAIHTRHEKLTAMIITKKGEELKNAIHSRLVRGITIVPAKGAFTNETKDMFMIVITRYELYELEKIIKEVDTNAFTNIVQSTGVFGFFRRDT
- a CDS encoding DUF2929 family protein, which codes for MRYFWTFFWTFLLIQMTLYVVSSMQSATYSFQTGTIVAVVFSILIFILGDALVPKEQAEKH
- a CDS encoding metal-sulfur cluster assembly factor — encoded protein: MEESIYGALETVNDPELGIDIVNLGLVYEVDLDEKGIAKITMTLTSIGCPLAGTITDDIRGALLDLPEVNDVDVNIVWSPAWSKDRMSRYAKIALNVTD